In Miscanthus floridulus cultivar M001 chromosome 8, ASM1932011v1, whole genome shotgun sequence, the sequence tgtctctttattccattctatcgatttaatctttattcaaaataggacatcattatctatctagcaaactaattattctgaagctacaaaaattacagtgggtaGCTAATAATATTgataatttactataaaatttttagagttaatactatcaccgatttatcacagaaatttctacaagttcaccttttaacaatattaagcatgttaaaataattagagaaatCCTAAAAATATACCAaacctatgcgaacaaaatacactattagatagatcataattttagaaacttaacaaaattagtttcataatttttgaataaCTACAcacatttatattgattttataagtTTATTTCTGAAATTAAATTAGCTAATTGTTTTCTAGAACGAAAGGGCCGACGGCCGCTAAGTAGCCCAGTAGCCCCAACGCGGCCTACGTGGAGTGGCCACGCACGCAGCAGCAGGCCAGACCAGCGAGCGGCCCATGGTGTGGCGACGACAGGCTGGTCCAACGGGCGCGCGAGCAGCCCAGGCGCGTAGGTAGTGGCCCAGGCACAGGAACAGGGCGCGAGTGGCCTAGGTGTGGCGGGCGCGGCCCAACGCGGGGACGGGGCGCATGCGCTGCGCGAGCAGCCCAGGCGCGGTGGCCATAGGCTGGCCCAGCAAGCCGACCCACGCGTAGCCTAGCAATTTTGCAAAAACGCCCCCATGCTTCTATCTATTTGGCACGCTTCTGTTCATATGAGTCTCATGTTTTGCATCTGGACCCAAGGAAAAGTTTATATTTCCATTTCTCACCTTCTCTTCATCCTCAAAGTAGAGCACAAACAGGGGAGCACCAGTCGGCGCTCAATCCCGGCCGGGGAAGGCACGGCGACGGTGATAACCCGCCGGTGAGGGGCACGGGAGCCCGCACGACCATGGGCTGGCCGCAGCAAGACCCGAGCCGACCCCCGGCAGCTTACCCATGCAAGCCATGGTGGCAATACAATGGCTGCGGCGGCATCGATGCCCTAGCATGGGTGGTTGCGGCGCTATGggaaggaagaggagggggcGTCGGTGCTACATGCGTGCGTCAGCAGCACTTCAACCCCGCACGAATGACGGCGGGGTCAGCGGCGGcaccgccacgtcggggatgaggCGTGGGGCAACGCGGGGCTCGGGAGGGGCAGCGCCATGGGAGCTGTGGACCAGCACGAGGCCACGAGGCACGTGCGCTCATGCGGGGAGCCAGACAACGGCGCAACAGACGCGATGGGAGGTAGCGCGGTGCTATGGCCGTCACGGCCGCAGGCATAGGCGATCACGGAGCTTGGCGTGTGGCGAGCGCGAGCCTAGGGCGCACGGCGTGGTTGGGGCACGGGGAGCAAGCCAAGGTGACACGGGCGTGCGAGAGAAATGGATAGAGGTGGTGGCTCGGGTAGAGAACAGGGAGAAGCATCTCCGGGTGGAGCTTTGCTTGGCTACCATGGCAGACGCGGCCACGACAAGCAGCAGCCAGAGAGGGAGAGcagagcgagagcagcagctcgaCGTCCTTAAGATGCAGAGGGTAGGGGGCAGCAGCATGTGTGGCCACGGCCGGAAGGATGAGAGCAGGGCCAACGAGGACCACGCAAGACGTGGGCTGTCGGGCAAGGCGCACGCAGGGGCAATGCTAGCAAGGGCAGTGGCCATGTGCCAGCACAGGAGCACACCTGGCCGGGTGCAGGACATCAGTGCATGGACAAGATGACTCAAACTTGGTGGGACGCTCTCAGCCCGACGAGAGGAGCAGTAACACAAAATCAACGGCCACAGCGTGACGGGACAGCAAAAGCAGCCAGCTCCTCCATGGTTAGGTGGGTCGTGCGGTGGGCAAAGCACCACGTCGGCCAGACGGCTGGCAGGCAGTGCACGCGATGACCGTAGGCCGAGCCATACGACGATGAGTAGTGATGCGCACAAATTTAAATGAGACGCAAAAACCATGGATTAGCTCGCCCAGTTCCAACCAACATGCACTACTCTAGAGCTGACACTACCATCTCCCCTCGAAGCCACCCATATGACCAGAAGATGACCATCGAGAAGGAAAGAGAGGCACCAAGATAGGCTAGCCACGCAGAACGTCGATTCACGAACAGAGCGCCACTATCATGGTTAACATGTTCAAAGCGTAATTGAAAaattttacgagagcatcatgaCTCCCAAACCAACCACAACCTGCACCGTGTTCAAGTACACATCTCGACACAACCAGTCGTGCAAAAACATAGATATGTTGCCTAACCAGTTTGTTGGAATTtgaatgccaaaatggcattgtctacaatTCTTTTCCGACTTAAAGAGAATAATAACTTAGCTAGAACCAACAACCTTTAGCGCCTTTGATGAATTTTTTAATAtgcctaaacctaattaattccaaCCACTATGCAATTTCATACACTAGTCCATATGTCATACTGACTCGTAGAAACCAAAACATCTGGAACTAATTAACCTGTTGTTCAATATAATTAAAAAAATAACACTGTTAAAcctaagttaaattttaaaattcaagaaaatcgcttcggtaaatcctcttaggtctaaatcttggtgctaagcaagctcgtaacaccagatgtGTCACACGTCTCGGGCCAATTCTTCACGTCAGTAGCTAGATCATGGAGCTGGCCAACCGCCCAACCCGCATTTAGCCACAGCCATGCTTTAGCGATGGCCAATTTCTGAGTTCCGTCGCCGCCGGTCAGCTCACCACTAGAGCAGAGCGCGATTGGGGATGAGGCCCTATCCCTCGGTTGAGGTCCAACTAGTCATCCCTTTGCGTTCGCCTTGGTCCCCTCGTGTTGTTGCTCACCTTGGTTTGGTAAGGGACGATGCGAGCAGGGACCTGACACGGTCTTGCCATGCTCGGGCGCCACCGTCTAGTGCAGGCGTACGTGCCCAGGGTTCCTCGGGTCTTCTCCGTTCCTACCGATTGTGCGACTAGCTTTGTGGTAAGCCCCTTTTACTTCCCCGCCACCCCTATCACCTCTCTAGACCGTAGAACCGTCAGAACAGGAGCGCCGTCATGGAATATACcgaaagacttagccttagataggagtgcttggaaaacaactattcacttgcctgaaccttgattgtttctgctgggtttcaactctagcctatcccaacttATTTGTGATTTaaaggttttgttgttgttgttgttattgggTTGACGCATTCTACTCCCAATCCTTTAAAAAAACTCAAATGCACATTAATGTCTCCTCTCGTGGCTGACGAAAAAAAAGAGTAGTCACATGTGCATATGCAAGAGTTAGATCCCACACGATATGCGGCTGTGTATGTGTGTGTTTATGGTGCAAAGATGGCCTTATAAAGATATCTTTAAACAAGTAGACACGTAGTTTCTATTTCTACTGGTGATTTTGATAATTAAATTAGGTTTAAAGATGCATAGTCTTATAAAGAATGATGGATTGGGTGCCATCAATGCGACTATATGGAGCCATATGTCACGGACAAATGAGTGGGCGATCTGTGGGGAAACAAACGAGTGCACGGATGGATTAGCAAACCCTACCCTGGAATCATGACAGTGTCTGTATACAAATAAGTAGAGAGGAAGCAAGTGTCCACGGATCGAATCGTAAAAGCAGCGACAAGGAGCCGCCACGGCTCGAGGAAAAGAATCGAATTGCTTGACAATTCCCGTCACAGGGGGGGAAGGGAAGGAAGATGGAGATGACGTACATCATATTGACTATCCTGTTGCGCTCCTCGGGCTGAAGCTGGGTGCGCCAGTCGCCTCCGGCGGGGGCAGCCGCGTTAGGGTCGACGCCACCGGCGTCAGCGATGGCGGCAGGGCCGTCCCCCAGCGTGGGGCGCCAGTTGGCGGCGTCGTCCATGGCTTTGGACTCGGCCGCCTCTCTTGCTCTTTCTCGGATCTGATTGCTGACTTCGATCGATCTGCTGATCGACGAAGGAGGGAGTACCTCCTCCCGCCCCTCTCTGATAAGAGAGGAGCAATTGTAGCGAGAAGTGCCGTGCCGGAGGCCAAGGAGCGACAAAGAAAGGCAAGAAGGAAAAATGAAAAAGAAAGCTCGAAGTCAAAGCTAACACGCTAGACGTCATGTGCTTTGGATATTCATTCTCTTACAGAAAAGGCCCATCACTTAGTGGGCTTCGAAGAGAATCCATCCCAGTAGTCTGCCCGGCCTACCCTATCTTCGTCGCCATCTCCGTCTGCCCGTAGGTGTGCTCCTGCGCGGCGGCTACGTGTGCTCCTGCGCGGCGGCGGTTGGTAAGCCCCACCTCCGGTCCCAGCCACCGTTCTGTGTCTTCTGTGCTTCTCCTCCGCCTCTCTAATGGTGATTCGGAGTTGCTCTTCTTTCCACTGTGGGTTGCTGATTTCCAGAGCGGCGTGGAGGAGGCACTACCCCCTCTTCTGGGCTCTCAGGCCTctcgtgccgccgccgccactcccACAGCCGCCCACGCACTtcttcgcctcctcctcctcctcccggcgcTCCACCAAGAGATCCGCTGCAAAGACGCCAATGGACTCGGCTCCCGCCGGCGAACCCTTCTACGTCGTCCGCAAGGGGGACGTCATCGGCATCTACAAGACCCTCAGCGAATGCCAAGCTCAAGTCGGCAATTCGGTATCTGCCTTCTGCCTTCCGTGACTTTCCTTCCGTTGCTGGCTTGCTGTCGCTGACCATGCCCctaccgctgctgctgctgctgctgctaggttCGTGACCCTTCTGTCACTGTCTTCAAAGGTTACTCTCTGCGTAAAGACACCGAGGAATACCTCGCGGCGCGGGGGTTAAGGAACGCTCTCTACGCCATTGACGCAGCAGATGCACGAGATGAATTGTTCGACGATCTAGTTCCCTGCCCTTTCCAGGTAACGTAAACAATGCTCTGGGCTTGTAATTGTAAATTCCAGCTGCTTCAGAGCCACGCTTTGTGAGGAGATTCTACAATGTTAGCGTCCACCAAGGCAGCAACCGTTTGCTTGCTTTTATGTAATTAGGGTTGCATCTTATGTACTAGCTGGATCTGATTGCTGGTCATTTCTGTACATGGTATTCAGTTTTATACTACCTGACTTTTGGCGTAACATCTCATGAGATGTTCACTGTGCTACTTGTGGTTTCAGCAACCTGATGGAGGTGCATCCTCTACATTGAAAAGGTCACACGAGATTGTGAGTAGCATTTTTTCTTTGTCACTGTGAATAGGTGATCCATTTCCATTCAAAAGTGACCTCTATATATATCTCATTTACTCGCACCAAAAAATCATTTTCTCAAGGAAACCAGACCATCAAAGAAGCATCCCAAAGTTGATGAGCAGGAATTACCTGATAGTCATGTGAGTATGAATAATGCAACCCGCACTCTATGCATTGTTTATTGGCTCGTTTCTGTAGTTGTGGTTTGTTACTAACATGTATATTTTCAACTTATCTTTGCTGTGATGATACATGAACCTGTGCTCATCAGCAGTTTTGACCTTTTTTGCAGCtctcttgtattcttgaatttgATGGTGCCTCTAAAGGAAATCCAGGGAAAGCTGGTGCTGGAGCAATAATAAGGAGGATAGATGGTTCTGTGGTATGTAGCCAACTGGTAGCTAAACTGATGTGTTCTATTTATATTGAATTATCATACCTAGCTTGTTACCGtgttatgatctttatttacTGAAGATTGCTCAACTACGTGAGGGTCTGGGTATTGCAACCAACAACGCTGCTGAATATCGTGCATTGATCCTAGGGCTGACATATGCGGCCAAGAAAGGGTTCAAGTATATTCGTGCTCAAGGCGATTCTAAGCTTGTCTGTAACCAGGTCAGTGGTGATAGCTTTGTTATTTTGTAGCTTATATGTTCTTTGTTCCACTGTGAACTATCAATAGAGATTTAGCACTGTGCAATTCATTCTGACTTCAAATTCCACTAAGGTAATAACACCTCGAATGTGATTTTGCCATACAATTATCTTCGTTCTTGTTATCATTTCGTTCAAAGAGCCCTTGTTCAAATCAGTTCACATTGAAATAAAGACTTTATCTCAAAATCTCTGCATACATAATCTCGTAAAAACCTGTTTTTTCATAAAAATGTTGTGAAACCTAGTTTGTAGAGCTTTCAGGTGAGAGTCTCGAGCAGCTGGAAATTGTAGTGATGTTAATTTTTTTCTTGACAAAAGTAACACATTGTGCTTTCTGGAGCAGGTCCAAGATCTCTGGCGTGCTAAGCATGAGAATATGGCTGGCTTGTGCAAGAAAGTTAAGGAGCTAAAGGGAACATTTCATTTATTTCAAATCAGGCATGTTTTGAGGGTAGGTGTCACTTCTTTCCTCTGTTTTCTGACCTTGTTCAATTTTCTCTTAGACCAGCCAGCTTTGCAGTTTGCCATGTTCATGTGCTGCGCCATATCATATTCTACTGGCACCATTATGCTGGCCATGCAAGGTTTTATGTTGACATCACATACAATCAATTCTCAAAAGATACCACATGGCAGAAACTGCCCCTCAAAAAAGGTGGCATAACCTGGAATTACTTGTATGAGTCTTCTTAGACTCCTATCATAATATAACGATACACAACTCTCGTGCTTGAAAATAAAATCCATTCGGGCACTGTATGGGTGTTGCATAACAACTATTTCGTGCGCATTAGCATAGCACTATTTTTTTTCTTGCGGTTGAAGTAGTGAAAAGTGACACAAGATCGCTACATGGCCAGTTCATGATTGCTTCAGGTTGCCTCAGAGTCAAGTACTCAACTGCTAATTAACATATTTATTGGAGCAATTTCCTCTATCTGTCTAATACGTATCGATTTTTTTATTTGATAAACATTTAGATTGGCATATCTAATTCTCTATGGATtgataagaccatctgaaaggcCCTTCAGTAAAACATAACTTTCTGCAAGAGTCCCTTTTAACTGGATTCAATGTTGGTCGGAAAGTCCCTCTATCAAAAAAATAAGAGGGAAAAATGTCAGTAGCTAAACCATGATACCCCTGACACTCATGCTGCCTCGTTTGTTTCGCAGGAATATAACTCGGCTGCTGATGCTCAAGCTAACTTTGCAGTAGAACTTCCTGGTACGCTTGCTGTGTAACCTTGTGAATTACTGGCTTCTATGCTAATTGTATTAGACCTGATTTATTTGTCTCTACAGTTGGTGAAGTTCAAGAGCAGTCGAACTTTTCATGCTAGCAGTTTTGTTGTGCTCAAGTGTGGTTTGTGCTGGGACTGAATCTACGTCACGTTTGTTCAGTTCCCATTGACAGAAAAGGAAGAGACTAAACAACAGCTGTAGTGGAAGTGGTAGTCGGTCTGATATATCTACAGGGTATTGAACAGACTGAGATGCAATATTGGGTAGATTCCTAGGAAATTTAATTGTCTCAAAATTCTAGATAGTGCACTGTGCACAAGTTGATTTGTCCAGGACCGGTGTTTGCTGATATACAATGCTTGTATTCGGAACATATTACTACTAGAATGAAGGGATGCACCCTGAAACTTTTGTTACTCTTTTCTGTATGTTGGTTACTTGGTTTGTGTAGGTGAGGCTAAAGTATAAATTAATTCAAAGTGtgtactcccttcgtcccaaaaAGAATAATGTTATGATATGTGTactggtcaaactttctcaaattcgACTAGctttatagaaaaaatattagcaacatttgtatcactAAAGaaaattattataaaaatatattctatgatttatttaataatactaattatgcattataaatataaatattcttttatatgtaatcgatcaaagttaaaaatatttgacttctcgGAAAGTGAGAATGACATTCTTTGCTGTGTGGGGGTGGAGGGAGTATGTTTGAAGAAACAAAAACTTTCTATCAACCTATCTTTTCACTTGCTACAGGTAATCCTTAGATGTCCTTGGCTAAGTAAGACAATAACATGAGAAGTCATCAATAAAGAAAAAATAATATTTTCACCACCCCAATAAAAAGGAACATCAAATGGACAAAAATGGTTTTGTGTGTTCAATCGTAACAGTTTATGTGAACCTTGTATTAACTCCTTGCAGATGGTTGCTTCGATATTCGTGAGGTCTTATTTGCCCTTAATGTGAATCCACATATATGCCGGCCAACAAAATCTTCATTTTGTTATGTTATTACCTAATCTCTTGTGCCAAAAGAAAGCATATCATTGTGTGCATCGCACTTATTTTCGTAACTTGTTCAGCATGGCTTTAGAAAAAAACATCATGAAGGTTGAAATGGCATTACTGATCAATTAAAGTACTGGGACCACAATAATATGTATATGTATTCTCTCGTCTACATGCATAACCTTAAAACTTAGTACATCCAACTTTCTCATAAACACAAGATTTCTGCTACATTCGAAAAACATACATACACTCTTTAAGTACAAATCACAGACATACAGACATATACATGGATTACTCTGTGAGTCCTGATCCCTTCAATACAGTGCCttcatttttattatcatgtGCTTTAGTCCGCTTATGGGTTGGATCATAAGCAACTCCTGCATAACATTTGACACATGAGTAATAGCACTAGAATCTAACGAGTAGGTATTACTAGGACCTATAATGAGTAGATTCTAACTTCCAAGCATGCAGAAAAATATTGTATACACCTTTTTTTTCAAACCATATTTTTCTCTTCAAGCAATCCTTCTTAAAATGGCCACCTTTTTTGCAGAAATGGCATCTCAACTTCTTTTGCTTCTTCCCTTTGCTGCTACTACCTGCTGGCACCATTATCCACCATGAAAATTTATTGCTTTGTATAACCATTTACAGTTCATGTGCATCACTTTACACACCATCAAATAACATTTAATTGTGAGTCTGTGAAATTAGCAACAGCAAATTAATCCCTATAGAGATACAGTGACAATGAATAAAGGGTAAAGATTTAGATACAAACAACTTAAAAGATTTTTCTTAATTAGGCACACAGAGTACTAGAGTTTCATAATTAAGCATGCAAGGAAGTTACTTAGAATCCTGAGCAGGACGTTAGGGATGTGGGCGAATTCAGAGTGTTAGTATTGTTGTCATCTGACAGCAATGGCTTATATAAAATCAACGGTAAGTTATTGTACACATAAGAGGCAACGATTGACATAGACATGACACCAATGGTAGTGACATCAATGCTTTGCAATTCTAGGTCCGCCTCTGGAGCCAACCTGTACCCAGTGCCCCTTCGACAGTGGAATCAGGGCGATCACTTACCCCTGCCGGATGTGACCTGTTCACAGAGTCCATAAAATTGTCATTCTACTGGACATTCACAGCAACCTCATGTTTTCTCATCAGTTCAGTGTCCACCCAATCCAGATTCCAGAAAACCTATGAGATCATGACTTGGACATAGGAACTGAGCCTATTAAAGTTCATTGATGATATGGAGGCACACCTAACCCACCTAATCTAGAGTCATCATCAAGGAGAATCTGGATACCTATGATTCCTCCTAAGTTGATCTAGTTTGCTACAGACCATGACTTGAATTTCATGCACAGGCATTTCGTTTGTAAATTTCACACATCGATTAATTTGGAATTTAGGGCTTCAAGTTGAACAAAGGCTTGTGTTGAGGAAAATTTTGGACGGCAGCTGTGAAAAGACAATGTCTCATCCAGGGCTGAGAATGGTACCCATTGCCTCAACCAAGCGAATGGGCTGAACACTGCCATTTCACGGCATCATTCTTAGGATTAGGAAAAAACTGCCCCCACAAGCCCATTTTAAAATCGAAGGAAGTTAGATGCTCAGATTATGAAAGGTGGGAACAACCTAGATAACATGTAAATTTTAAAGAAAAATGCATCCCTCGCGTTCCCCTAGTGGCCCAAATATCTTACTCATAgtctattttttttataaagggcgtacccagtgcagagagctcctgctctgtgcggggtctggggaagctctgtgcggggtctggggatgggtgttagtggcaagccttaccctcgcctgtgcaatgcgaggagaccgcgactcgaacccgggaccttccggtcacagacggtaagactctaccgcttgcaccaggcccgcccttcggtctatttttatagtaaaaaataaaaataaatatatagaTAGCACAAAGTGTAATATTGGATTTATTGTGTATGGTACCTGGACCAGGGTTCTGTTGTGTATTTGCGTAACTCTCCATTGACAGCAATTTGAGAGAAATCTTCCGTAAGTAATCACTCTGAATGATACAAAAACAAGGATTGGAGTTGTAGTTTCACATTGATAAGTTTTTTTTAAGTGCAGGGTCAATATTTTCCTCCTGCATGCCCTAGTGTGATTAGCACAGTAAGCATGCATATTATCGACTTATGCTAACATGATGAGAAAAGGAAATGCTACAGGCATGTAAAAATTGACCTAAAATCCTGGTAGCAGATTGTTCATAGATGGCTGTTTTCCATGTTTTTTATTCTAGGTTtgcatttttttccttttttttgtgcGAGAATGTAGAAACTATGATTGACGCACCCACCTACCCACTCAGTGCTGAGCGCTGAGCGGAAAGTAGAAGCAGAGTTAGGTTAAGGTACCTGGCTAGTGGCTGCGGCATACACCTTGTCTTCAAATCGCACGGCAATTCTTTGAAGCTCAACCAGCCCCTCTGGCACTGATACCGGCAGATGCTTCCTCAGAGTCAGTACTCTGAATGCAAGACATGCGTCTGATTAAAGTGTCAGGGTGGCGAGGAAGGAGGCATGAAGAAAGGGGAGTGGGCGTACATCTTGTTCACGATCCTGCCGCGCGCCGCGGGCTGGAGCTGGGCGCGCCAGTCATCGCCGGCGTCCATGGCTTCGTGCTTCGTGGTTGGATCGGCGTGCTTGGATTGGAGTATTGGATGGATCTGTTCGTGCTAGGCGAGACGAGGAAGAGGAAACAGCAAGGCAACTGCGGGCAGCACCTCCCGACGACTCCTGACCACTGTCCTGCCCTCTGAGTCGTGCGCGCTGCGTTGGCGTTCGGACTTTGCATTTCACCCGTCGTCACAAACGGGGTTTCGCAGTTTTATCATTCCTCAAATGTAATTTTATAATTTTACCATTATAAAACAGATACAACCCGCTGGAATATACTTTAGGTAGTTTGAAGACGTCTTTTTCCATTTCTACCCCTGGTTGCTGTTTGAAGGGGTAGTTTGAAGGCGCCGGCAACGACCTAAAGCGAATCCGCTTCAGGTGCCTATCATGCACGAACAGTTTTGCGTGCAATTGCTTGATCAAATGCGTGATCAGCTAACGGAGCATCGAACATGTGCAGCCGCGACATGTTCAACAAGTGGGAGGCGCAGCGGTGGTGGGGGGAGAACTACGACCGCGTGGTGGAGCTCTACAACGTGCAGACATTCAGCCGGCAGCAGGGCATCTCGACGCCGATGTCCTCCATCGACGATGCCACTCAGGTCCGTCGCCGACTCGCCGTCTCGACCGCCGGTCTAGCGTACGTTTTTGTGCTGTCGTCGTGGATCAGGCCACACCAACTGAAACTGTTGGCATGCAGAGAGACTCGTCGTTATACTCCCGCGCCGGCTCGATGAGGGAGAGCCCGATGATCCTGCCGCCGACGGCAGCGGTGGGCAGGGAGCAGCCGATCGTCCGCGCCACTTCGTGCAGGGccatggcggcagcggcggcggcttccACGGCCCGAGCCGCGTGCAACCAGTGGTCTAGTGCCATGCCGGACCCGTCGGACCACGTGTGGGCGCACCACTTCAACCTGCTCAACTCCGCGCGCGGCGCCGCCGGCTGCTCCGCACCTGGACCCGTCGTGCGCTACCACGTCGTCCCTGGACGAGGCGTCCGTGTCTGTGAGCAACGCGAGCGACCTGGAGGCCACGGAGTGGGTGGAGCAGGACGAGCCCGGCTTCAGGCAAGTCATTGGCCACACTAGCTATTCATTCTCCGGATGCAAGATTCATCGTCGGACATCTAATCATGCTGGAAATCTTGTTATGCTAATGGGATGTGATCTCGCGTTCTTGTTGCTGCAGCCGGGAGAGGTTCGGCGAGGATAGGGCCAAGGTGTGGTGGGAGTAGAACAGAGACCGAATACACGCGCAGTACCTGTGACGTCGGAGCAAGCTAGCTAGAGTACTGTAGGGTGCATCGGCTCCGCCTTGGCGAACGCAGCCACGGCAGCGGCATGACCGCTGAAGGAGAGGATGGTCGGCGAGGAGGAGTCCACGGGGGAGCCCTGCTCCGTGATGCACGAGTCCCAGCTGGTGTTGACCTTGGTGGCCTTGCGCGGGTGGTGCgggtgctcggccgccgtgggctgctgctgctgcagcatcGGCATCGTCGACAGCGCCGCCGCCACGGCGTGGTCCACCTCCCCCTGCCCGAACGCCACAGGTACTGCGCCGTCGATGAAAGTAACAGCAGCCAGGGGTAGAAAGGGAAGGAGGCGTCCACAAACTACCCAAAGTGTATTCCAGCAGGTTACGTCCATTTTATAATGGCAAAATTACGAAATCACTTTGAGGGATGGTAAAACTGCGAAACCCATTTTTGATGATGGGTGAAATGTCAAAGTCCCATTGGCGTTGGATTGCCGCAGTGGACCTCTCTCTACGTGTAGACCATCGACGACGCAGCTGTTGAGTCGAGCTTGCCCTTCCACTGCGACTGCGGTCCCACTGTTCAGTATAAACTGCTAATACCTACgtataaattaattaattaattgctagtccCACAATTTCTCAATATAGGAACTCACTTTCATCTCTCTTCGTGAGAGTTTTGTGTTAGACTCTTAGGATCACTAGAGTAGATCTAGCAGGTGATTTTACTTGTATTTGGAATAAAGCAACCTAGAACATGTACCGGAGAAAGAGAGAAGAAAGGATGAGAAGAGGGGAGGTGTTACCGACCATCGgtgggcttggcagaggaggaagccatggtgatggtgatggtggcacAAGTGTCGGTGAAGGGTGGCAGTGGCGTCCGGCGACGGTGTGGACGTCAGGGTTGGTGCAGGGGCAACGGTGaagcttcccgtcgctcacaaCACACCCTCTCTATAGCAGATTAGGGTTGTAGGTGGGGTTGTGGCGGCGTCGGTGAACCTTGTGCCGCGAGCCCTGGCCCCCACCTTCTTTATATAGCAttgcgcgacgggggcccaccagccaTATGTGCGGCTGGGCGCCCCCAATCAGGGTGCGGGATCAAGACCCGAGTCGGCCGTTGGACTGACTTGGTatagatcaacctaacattctcccctttGATCTCACCTTTTGTCTTAAACTTAAAACACTTATCTCTtgtcccattccatcacagattagcgcatagagcgtgcctcgtcACAACAGTTAGTATCATTGGATTTAT encodes:
- the LOC136477079 gene encoding mediator of RNA polymerase II transcription subunit 15a-like isoform X2, giving the protein MDAGDDWRAQLQPAARGRIVNKIVLTLRKHLPVSVPEGLVELQRIAVRFEDKVYAAATSQSDYLRKISLKLLSMESYANTQQNPGPGSSSKGKKQKKLRCHFCKKGGHFKKDCLKRKIWFEKKGVAYDPTHKRTKAHDNKNEGTVLKGSGLTE
- the LOC136477079 gene encoding mediator of RNA polymerase II transcription subunit 15a-like isoform X1; the protein is MDAGDDWRAQLQPAARGRIVNKIVLTLRKHLPVSVPEGLVELQRIAVRFEDKVYAAATSQSDYLRKISLKLLSMESYANTQQNPGPAGSSSKGKKQKKLRCHFCKKGGHFKKDCLKRKIWFEKKGVAYDPTHKRTKAHDNKNEGTVLKGSGLTE
- the LOC136473097 gene encoding uncharacterized protein isoform X2 codes for the protein MDSAPAGEPFYVVRKGDVIGIYKTLSECQAQVGNSVRDPSVTVFKGYSLRKDTEEYLAARGLRNALYAIDAADARDELFDDLVPCPFQQPDGGASSTLKRSHEIETRPSKKHPKVDEQELPDSHLSCILEFDGASKGNPGKAGAGAIIRRIDGSVIAQLREGLGIATNNAAEYRALILGLTYAAKKGFKYIRAQGDSKLVCNQVQDLWRAKHENMAGLCKKVKELKGTFHLFQIRHVLREYNSAADAQANFAVELPVGEVQEQSNFSC
- the LOC136473097 gene encoding uncharacterized protein isoform X1, which gives rise to MVIRSCSSFHCGLLISRAAWRRHYPLFWALRPLVPPPPLPQPPTHFFASSSSSRRSTKRSAAKTPMDSAPAGEPFYVVRKGDVIGIYKTLSECQAQVGNSVRDPSVTVFKGYSLRKDTEEYLAARGLRNALYAIDAADARDELFDDLVPCPFQQPDGGASSTLKRSHEIETRPSKKHPKVDEQELPDSHLSCILEFDGASKGNPGKAGAGAIIRRIDGSVIAQLREGLGIATNNAAEYRALILGLTYAAKKGFKYIRAQGDSKLVCNQVQDLWRAKHENMAGLCKKVKELKGTFHLFQIRHVLREYNSAADAQANFAVELPVGEVQEQSNFSC